A region from the Myxococcaceae bacterium JPH2 genome encodes:
- a CDS encoding ThiF family adenylyltransferase, translating to MVDPRFQRNLGVMTPELLHKLSQTHVLVAGVGGAGGQCAVDLARLGFGCLTLADFDVYERHNMNRQVGCFESTLNQSKVEVVGRMCRDIRPDLRLRRVSEGITDENIEDVLAGAEGLPPVDYVVEVIDIAGARAKESLHQACRRRKVPIMTGLMLGFGAALHVFQPDAPLYEELYILPDGRIDLPKIIPHLGSYMLQEYMDACYQGRGHAPTCVIGATTAAGLMVSEIMRGVMLGPSEMVSWPEYLYVDLFDHRYVRGTIPASRPGATPRTATR from the coding sequence ATGGTCGACCCACGATTCCAACGCAACCTCGGCGTGATGACCCCGGAGCTGCTGCACAAGCTCTCCCAGACCCACGTGCTCGTGGCGGGCGTGGGCGGCGCGGGAGGACAGTGCGCGGTGGACCTTGCGCGCCTGGGCTTCGGCTGCCTCACCCTGGCGGACTTCGATGTCTACGAGCGCCACAACATGAACCGCCAGGTGGGGTGCTTCGAGAGCACCCTCAACCAATCCAAGGTGGAGGTGGTGGGGCGCATGTGCCGGGATATTCGCCCGGACCTGCGCCTGCGTCGGGTGTCCGAGGGCATCACCGACGAGAACATCGAGGACGTGCTCGCTGGCGCCGAGGGCCTGCCCCCCGTGGACTACGTGGTGGAGGTCATCGACATCGCGGGCGCGCGCGCCAAGGAGTCCCTCCACCAGGCGTGCCGCCGCCGCAAGGTCCCCATCATGACGGGCCTCATGCTGGGCTTTGGCGCCGCGCTCCACGTCTTCCAGCCGGATGCGCCGCTGTACGAGGAGCTCTACATCCTGCCGGACGGCCGCATCGACCTGCCGAAGATCATCCCCCACCTGGGCAGCTACATGCTCCAGGAATACATGGACGCCTGCTACCAGGGCCGAGGCCACGCGCCCACGTGTGTCATTGGCGCCACCACCGCGGCCGGGCTGATGGTGAGTGAAATCATGCGTGGGGTGATGCTGGGCCCCTCGGAGATGGTGTCCTGGCCCGAGTACCTCTACGTGGACCTCTTCGATCACCGCTACGTGCGCGGCACCATCCCCGCCTCGCGTCCCGGGGCGACGCCGCGCACGGCCACGCGCTGA
- a CDS encoding DofA protein has protein sequence MAPPVYRTDIIDKVFFLRWDSPPNQDEVLSVFSKMQQAYQQFQQPMILVSSAGSKAAVPNSEQRRSLSNMLSDARPFFSEIHVIIEGSELQHNLQRVIVSGMLIVTRTYDDQFIRVHKNAEGAAPFIAKRLGVDGDRIISEARTRGIVA, from the coding sequence ATGGCACCTCCGGTTTACAGGACTGACATCATCGACAAGGTCTTCTTCCTCCGGTGGGACTCGCCACCGAACCAGGATGAAGTCCTGTCGGTCTTCTCGAAGATGCAGCAGGCATATCAGCAGTTCCAGCAGCCGATGATTCTGGTGTCCAGCGCGGGTTCGAAGGCGGCGGTGCCCAACAGCGAGCAGCGCCGAAGCCTGTCCAACATGCTGTCGGACGCGCGGCCGTTCTTTTCGGAGATCCACGTCATCATCGAGGGGAGCGAACTGCAGCACAACCTTCAACGCGTCATCGTGTCCGGGATGCTCATCGTCACGCGCACGTACGACGACCAGTTCATCCGGGTGCACAAGAACGCGGAAGGGGCCGCGCCGTTCATCGCCAAGCGCCTGGGCGTGGACGGCGACCGCATCATCAGCGAGGCGCGCACGCGCGGCATCGTCGCCTGA